The Fusarium oxysporum Fo47 chromosome II, complete sequence genome includes a region encoding these proteins:
- a CDS encoding major facilitator superfamily domain-containing protein — protein sequence MSTPEKTPDNDHGHEVPTSAADAVRDITSPGVQRIKAMSEVITLTDRIFIFFGVFLIAYAYGLDGTVRYAYQPSALNSFEEHSLQSSVNTLRAVIAAAAQPTAGKIADVFGRVELICISVFFYTIGTVIEAAAQNLDTYSAGAVIYQIGYTMILLLVEVIIGDITSVRSRLFFSYIPALPFIINTWVSGDVTEAVLGATTWRWGIGMWCIIYPVCALPLIISLLVVGHRAKKAGHLVGYRSSFQQLGFNKLTVELFWLLDIIGVILLIAVFALLLVPLTIAGGFESKWSDPQVVAPLVIGFVCIPVFVVWELRAPHPLVPFHHMKDRSVWAPMGIACMLNFAWTMQGDYLYTVLQVSFNFSIKAATRVQSLYSFASVITGTILGLIVYKVRRFKVFIVAGTCLFLVAFGLLIRYRGDPSSDNKSGVIGAQILLGIAGGMFPYPAQASLQAYVTHERLAVMTGLYLALYQVGSAFGNAVSGAIWTQVLPVRLAQSFSSFGNETLAVYAYSQPLSAILDFPVGSDERDAMIDAYKHVQRLLTITGICLCVPLIAFSLCLRNPKLTDQQNLVEDEKPGAAAERSSASA from the coding sequence ATGTCCACCCCAGAGAAAACCCCCGACAACGACCACGGCCATGAAGTCCCCACTTCAGCCGCCGACGCCGTCCGGGACATCACATCCCCCGGTGTCCAGCGCATCAAGGCCATGTCCGAGGTGATTACCCTCACCGACcgcatcttcatcttctttggtgtcttcctcatcgcctACGCCTACGGCCTCGACGGCACCGTGCGCTACGCCTACCAGCCCTCCGCACTGAACAGCTTCGAGGAGCACTCGCTTCAATCGTCCGTTAATACCCTCCGCGCCGTCATCGCAGCTGCTGCGCAACCTACTGCAGGAAAGATCGCAGATGTGTTTGGCCGTGTGGAACTTATCTGCATTTCTGTGTTCTTTTATACTATTGGAACTGTCATTGAGGCCGCGGCGCAGAATTTGGATACGTACTCTGCTGGTGCGGTCATTTACCAGATCGGGTATACCATGATTCTTTTACTTGTGGAAGTCATCATTGGAGATATCACTTCTGTTCGATCGCGTTTGTTCTTTAGTTACATCCCCGCTCTGCCCTTTATCATCAACACCTGGGTCAGCGGTGATGTCACAGAAGCTGTCCTTGGAGCCACGACTTGGCGATGGGGAATCGGCATGTGGTGCATCATCTACCCCGTCTGCGCCCTCCCTCTCATCATCAGTCTTCTCGTCGTTGGACACCGCGCAAAGAAGGCCGGCCACCTCGTCGGCTACCGCTCTTCATTCCAACAGCTCGGCTTCAACAAACTAACCGTCGAGctcttctggcttcttgacATCATCGGCGTAATCCTCCTCATCGCCGTCTTTGCCCTCCTTCTCGTCCCCCTCACCATCGCAGGAGGTTTCGAGAGCAAATGGTCAGACCCTCAGGTCGTAGCCCCCCTTGTCATCGGCTTCGTCTGCATTCCCGTCTTCGTCGTATGGGAGCTCCGCGCTCCTCACCCCTTGGTGCCCTTCCACCACATGAAGGATCGCTCCGTCTGGGCCCCCATGGGAATCGCATGCATGCTCAACTTTGCGTGGACAATGCAGGGCGATTATCTCTACACCGTTCTCCAGGTCTCCTTCAACTTCAGCATCAAGGCCGCTACACGGGTGCAGTCGCTCTACTCCTTCGCGAGTGTCATCACCGGCACAATTCTCGGTCTTATCGTGTACAAGGTGCGCCGCTTCAAGGTCTTCATCGTAGCAGGAACATGCCTTTTCCTCGTCGCCTTCGGTCTTCTCATCCGATACCGCGGCGACCCCAGCTCCGACAACAAATCTGGTGTCATTGGTGCACAGATTCTCCTCGGTATCGCGGGTGGTATGTTCCCATACCCCGCGCAAGCCTCACTCCAAGCCTACGTTACCCACGAGCGACTCGCCGTCATGACAGGTCTGTACCTCGCGCTGTACCAGGTCGGCTCGGCCTTTGGAAACGCCGTCTCCGGTGCCATCTGGACCCAAGTTCTCCCTGTGCGACTTGCCCAGAGTTTCTCCAGCTTCGGAAACGAGACTCTCGCAGTGTACGCCTACTCTCAACCTCTGTCTGCCATTCTCGACTTCCCTGTTGGTTCTGACGAGCGTGATGCCATGATTGATGCGTATAAGCATGTTCAGCGCCTGCTTACCATCACTGGTATCTGTCTTTGTGTTCCTCTCATCGCGTTCTCGCTGTGCTTGCGTAACCCCAAGCTCACCGATCAGCAGAACTTGGTTGAGGACGAGAAGCCTGGTGCGGCTGCTGAGCGCTCTTCGGCATCTGCTTAG
- a CDS encoding coatomer subunit beta' — MKLDVKRQLYARSERVKGIDFHPHEPWILTTLYSGHVYIWSHETQQIVKTFELTDVPVRAGRFIARKNWIVCGSDDFQLRVYNYNTSEKITSFEAHPDYIRAIAVHPTQPFVLTASDDMTIKLWDWEKGWKCVQVFEGHGHYVMGLAINPKDTNTFASACLDRTVKIWSLGSSTPNFTLEAHETKGVNHVDYYPHSDKPYLLTTSDDRTVKIWDYTTKSLIATLEGHTNNVSFACYHPELPVIISGSEDGTIRIWHANTYRFEQSLNYSLERAWCVSYQKGKQGVAVGFDDGAVVVKLGREEPAVSMDASGKLIWARHNEVVSSIIKGGDASIKDNEPISLPTKDLGTCEVYPQTLIHSPNGRFVAVCGDGEYIIYTALAWRNKAFGSALDFVWASKDNSNDFAIRESAMSVKIFKNFVEKSGGLDVGFQAERLHGGVLLGVTGQGGVSFFDWATGGLVRRIEVEPKQVYWSDSGELVTIACEDTFYVLRFSRENYVEAVQSGEVEEDGVEAAFEVITDISESVRTGEWIGDCFIYTNSTNRLNYLVGDQTYTVSHFDKPQYILGYIQRDSRIYLADKDVNVTSFGLSLPVLEYQTLVLREDMETAAELLPTIPHDQLNKIARFLEGQGHKELALEVATDPEHKFELALALNELAIALDLAREADADHKWKTVGDAALSAWDVALAAECFTHAKDLGSLLLLHSSTGDRDGLAALAAQAQEAGSHNVAFSCQWLLGNIEACTKILTETGRLAEAVLFSQTYQPSLTVPVVHEWKENLEKNKKARVAKLIGVPGEDDELFPEWDEWLKLEKEGGVSVTEPVNGQKAESEPEAEDEESEEDEE, encoded by the exons ATGAAGTTAGACGTCAAG CGCCAGCTCTACGCTCGCAGTGAGCGAGTCAAGGGCATTGACTTTCATCCTCACGAGCCATGGATCCTCACAACCCTCTACAGCG GCCACGTCTACATCTGGTCCCACGAAACCCAACAGATCGTCAAGACCTTCGAGCTCACCGATGTCCCCGTTCGCGCCGGTCGATTCATCGCCAGGAAAAACTGGATTGTCTGCGGTTCCGATGATTTCCAACTACGAGTCTACAATTACAACACCTCCGAGAAGATCACCTCCTTCGAGGCGCACCCCGACTACATTCGAGCTATCGCCGTTCACCCCACACAGCCGTTCGTCTTGACTGCCTCCGATGACATGACCATCAAGCTTTGGGATTGGGAGAAGGGTTGGAAGTGTGTGCAGGTCTTTGAGGGTCATGGTCACTATGTCATGGGTTTGGCCATCAACCCCAAGGATACAAACACCTTTGCTTCGGCTTGTCTTGATCGAACTGTCAAGATCTGGAGCCTTGGATCTTCTACTCCTAACTTCACCCTCGAGGCACATGAGACCAAGGGTGTTAACCACGTCGATTACTACCCTCACTCCGACAAGCCCTATCTCCTCACCACATCTGACGACCGAACTGTCAAGATTTGGGATTACACTACAAAGTCCCTGATCGCTACCCTCGAAGGTCACACCAACAACGTTTCGTTTGCCTGCTATCACCCCGAATTGCCCGTCATCATCTCCGGTTCCGAGGACGGTACGATAAGAATATGGCACGCCAACACCTACCGATTCGAGCAATCCCTTAACTACAGTCTAGAGCGAGCTTGGTGTGTCTCGTATCAAAAGGGCAAGCAGGGTGTCGCTGTTGGTTTCGATGatggtgctgttgttgtcaAGCTTGGTCGCGAGGAGCCTGCTGTTTCCATGGATGCGTCTGGCAAGCTCATCTGGGCCCGACACAACGAGGTTGTCTCTTCAATCATCAAGGGAGGAG ATGCCTCTATTAAGGACAACGAGCCAATCTCCCTCCCCACCAAGGATCTCGGTACCTGCGAAGTCTACCCCCAAACGCTTATCCACTCCCCCAACGGTCGATTCGTCGCTGTCTGCGGTGATGGCGAATACATCATCTACACTGCCCTCGCCTGGCGAAACAAGGCTTTCGGTTCAGCACTCGACTTTGTCTGGGCCTCCAAGGACAACAGCAACGACTTTGCTATCCGAGAGTCAGCCATGAGcgtcaagatcttcaagaatTTTGTCGAGAAGAGCGGCGGACTCGATGTTGGTTTCCAGGCCGAGAGACTCCATGGTGGCGTTCTTCTCGGTGTCACAGGTCAAGGTGGTGTCTCTTTCTTCGACTGGGCTACTGGTGGTCTCGTTCGAAGAATTGAGGTTGAGCCTAAGCAGGTCTACTGGTCTGATAGCGGCGAGTTGGTGACAATTGCTTGTGAGGATACCTTTTACGTTCTGCGATTCTCTCGCGAGAACTATGTTGAGGCTGTCCAGTCtggtgaagttgaggagGATGGTGTCGAGGCCGCTTTTGAGGTTATCACTGACATTAGCGAGTC TGTCCGAACTGGCGAATGGATCGGCGACTGCTTCATCTACACCAACAGCACTAACCGACTCAACTACCTTGTCGGCGACCAGACCTACACTGTCTCCCACTTCGACAAGCCCCAGTACATCCTGGGCTACATTCAGCGCGATTCTCGAATTTACCTTGCCGACAAGGATGTTAACGTCACTTCCTTCGGTCTGTCCCTTCCCGTTCTCGAGTACCAGACTCTTGTCCTCCGAGAGGATATGGAGACAGCCGCTGAGCTGCTACCAACAATTCCCCACGACCAACTCAACAAGATTGCGCGATTCTTGGAAGGTCAAGGCCATAAGGAGCTTGCCTTGGAGGTTGCGACAGATCCTGAGCACAAGTTTGAGCTTGCACTGGCATTGAATGAGCTTGCTATTGCTTTGGACCTTGCTCGTGAGGCTGATGCCGATCACAAGTGGAAGACTGTTGGCGACGCTGCTCTATCAGCCTGGGATGTCGCCCTTGCTGCTGAGTGCTTCACCCACGCCAAGGATCTCGGATCTCTCTTGCTTCTCCACTCATCAACAGGTGACCGCGATGGTCTCGCTGCTCTTGCGGCTCAAGCACAAGAAGCCGGCTCTCACAACGTCGCCTTCTCGTGCCAATGGCTCCTCGGCAACATCGAAGCCTGCACAAAGATCCTCACCGAGACAGGCCGTCTCGCCGAAGCCGTCCTCTTCTCTCAGACCTACCAGCCCAGCCTGACTGTACCGGTAGTACACGAGTGGAAGGAGAACCtggagaagaacaagaaggccaGGGTGGCCAAGTTGATCGGTGTTCCCGGTGAAGACGACGAGCTCTTCCCCGAGTGGGATGAGTGGCTCAaacttgagaaggagggcgGCGTGAGTGTGACGGAGCCCGTTAATGGACAGAAGGCTGAGAGCGAGCCggaagctgaggatgaggagagtgaggaggacgaggagtAG
- a CDS encoding kinase-like domain-containing protein: MSWKLTKKLKETHLGQSLSPFSRSPSTSTITEKEKDGQASGAVTPTTENAIAASEAMTQAPVVKPPKPGILVVTLHEGQGFSLPEQHRSAFASSHQGSMSSSNALGMSGSVRPGSSQRVAGSFVNGSNRPHSSAGGFNGIPTNHGRISGKYMPYALLDFDKVQVFVNSVDGNPENPLWAGGNTQYKFDVSRVTELVIHLYMRNPNAPPGSGRSQDIFLGVVRINPRFEERQQYVEDPKASKKDREKAAAEHAARNGHQGAEWVDVQYGTGRIKVGVEYVETRAGKLKIEDFELLKVVGKGSFGKVMQVRKKDTNRIYALKTIRKAHIISRSEVAHTLAERSVLAQINNPFIVPLKFSFQSPEKLYFVLAFVNGGELFHHLQKEHRFDVNRSRFYTAELLCALECLHGFSVIYRDLKPENILLDYQGHIALCDFGLCKLDMKDEDRTNTFCGTPEYLAPELLMGQGYNKTVDWWTLGVLLYEMLTGLPPFYDENTNEMYRKILSEPLHFSDVVPPAAKDLLTKLLNRNPEERLGANGSAEIKAHPFFHAIDWRKLLQRKYEPTFKPSVADALDTANFDPEFTSEAPQDSYVEGPMLSQTMQNQFQGFSYNRPIAGLGDAGGSVKDPSFVGSLTDNR, from the exons atgtCTTGGAAGCTTACCAAGA AGTTAAAGGAAACCCATCTGGGTCAATCCTTGAGTCCTTTCTCTCGATCCCCCTCTACTTCAACCATCAccgaaaaggaaaaggatgGCCAGGCTAGCGGCGCTGTTACGCCTACAACGGAAAATGCCATAG CTGCCTCTGAGGCCATGACACAGGCCCCTGTTGTTAAGCCCCCCAAGCCCGGTATTCTCGTTGTCACCCTCCACGAAGGTCAAGGATTTTCTCTTCCTGAACAGCACCGAAGTGCTTTTGCCTCGTCACACCAAGGATCGATGTCTTCGTCCAACGCTCTTGGAATGTCTGGCTCTGTTCGACCAGGATCTTCACAACGTGTCGCCGGATCATTTGTTAACGGCAGTAACCGACCGCACTCTTCCGCTGGCGGCTTCAACGGCATCCCCACCAACCACGGCCGAATTTCCGGAAAGTACATGCCTTACGCCCTCCTCGATTTCGACAAGGTCCAGGTCTTTGTCAACTCGGTCGATGGAAACCCTGAGAACCCTCTGTGGGCTGGTGGAAACACCCAGTACAAGTTCGATGTGTCAAGAGTGACAGAGCTCGTCATCCATCTTTACATGCGCAACCCGAATGCGCCACCCGGATCTGGACGAAGCCAGGATATTTTCCTCGGTGTTGTCCGCATCAACCCCCGATTCGAAGAGAGACAGCAATACGTGGAGGACCCCAAGGCCAGCAAGAAGGACCGcgagaaggctgctgctgagcacGCAGCGCGCAATGGTCACCAAGGAGCCGAGTGGGTCGACGTGCAATATGGCACTGGTAGAATCAAGGTTGGTGTCGAGTATGTCGAGACTCGAGCAGGTAAGCTCAAGATTGAAGACTTTGAACTACTCAAGGTCGTCGGCAAGGGCAGTTTCGGCAAGGTCATGCAGGTACGCAAGAAGGACACAAACCGAATCTACGCTCTCAAGACCATCCGAAAGGCGCACATCATATCGCGATCCGAAGTTGCCCATACACTCGCCGAGCGATCTGTGCTGGCACAGATCAACAACCCTTTTATCGTACCTCTCAAGTTCAGTTTCCAGTCACCGGAGAAGCTTTACTTTGTTCTCGCCTTTGTCAACGGAGGCGAGCTGTTCCACCACTTGCAAAAGGAGCACCGATTTGACGTCAACCGATCCCGCTTTTACACTGCTGAGCTTCTGTGCGCCTTGGAATGTCTGCACGGCTTCAGCGTCATTTACAGAGATCTCAAGCCCGAGAACATTCTTCTGGATTACCAAGGCCATATCGCTCTTTGCGACTTTGGTCTCTGCAAGCTCGATATGAAGGATGAGGACCGCACCAACACATTCTGTGGTACACCCGAGTACCTCGCCCCAGAGCTGCTGATGGGCCAAGGTTACAACAAGACAGTCGATTGGTGGactcttggtgttttgctgTACGAGATGTTGACAGGTCTGCCACCTTTCTACGATGAGAACACCAACGAGATGTACCGCAAGATTCTATCAGAGCCTCTTCACTTCTCTGATGTGGTTCCCCCAGCTGCCAAGGATCTCCTTACCAAGCTTTTGAACCGCAACCCTGAGGAGCGACTTGGTGCCAATGGATCAGCTGAGATTAAGGCGCATCCTTTCTTCCATGCTATTGACTGGAGGAAGCTTCTACAGCGCAAGTACGAGCCTACATTCAAGCCCAGTGTG GCCGACGCTCTGGACACTGCCAACTTTGACCCCGAATTCACATCTGAAGCCCCTCAAGATTCTTATGTCGAGGGCCCCATGCTCTCTCAAACCATGCAGAACCAATTCCAAGGATTCAGCTACAACCGTCCGATCGCTGGACTCGGAGATGCAGGCGGCAGTGTCAAGGATCCATCATTTGTCGGTAGTTTGACAGATAACCGATAA
- a CDS encoding uncharacterized protein (expressed protein) — translation MELVIVTLYLCPATGQKIHVFLNSSLGRVVKAADLSFQLLRILLHLMCAGSNPAVSIAFCFLRSLAHPLSCFVDDCC, via the coding sequence ATGGAACTGGTGATAGTGACATTGTACTTATGCCCTGCTACGGGTCAAAAAATTCACGTCTTTCTCAATAGCTCACTTGGCCGAGTGGTTAAGGCGGCAGACTTAAGCTTTCAACTGCTGAGGATTCTGCTACATTTAATGTGCGCAGGTTCGAACCCTGCAGTGAGCATTGCTTTTTGCTTTTTGCGTTCTCTAGCACATCCATTGTCTTGTTTTGTTGACGATTGTTGTtag
- a CDS encoding Phosphoglucose isomerase — protein MAPANTLPAWSDLQAHRDSVGKSFVLKEAFASDPQRFDRFTRTFTSDGVSSEILFDFSKNFLTDETLDLLVKLAEQAGVEKKRDAMFAGEKINFTEGRAVYHTALRNVSGWDMKVDGVDVMNTKGGVNEVLEHMKEFSEQVRSGEWKGYTGKKLTTIINIGIGGSDLGPVMVTEALKHYGAEDMTLHFVSNIDGTHIAEALKNSDPETTLFLIASKTFTTAETTTNANTAKKWFLEKTDNKGDIAKHFVALSTNEEEVTKFGIDSKNMFGFESWVGGRYSVWSAIGLSIALYVGFDNFHKFLSGAHAMDKHFRETPLKDNIPLLGGLLSVWYSDFFQAQTHLVAPFDQYLHRFPAYLQQLSMESNGKTITSDGSSAKYTTGPILFGEPCTNAQHSFFQLVHQGTKLIPTDFILAAKSHNPVSDNLHQKMLASNYFAQAEALMVGKTDDQVRAEGTPEELVPHKRFLGNRPTTSILVGGAIGPAELGALIVYYEHLTFTEGAIWDINSFDQWGVELGKVLAKKILKELDEAGNGEGHDASTGGLIGAFKKYGN, from the exons ATGGCCCCCGCAAACACTCTCCCCGCTTGGTCTGACCTCCAAGCCCATCGCGACAGCGTAGGCAAGTCCTTCGTACTCAAGGAGGCATTCGCTTCCGACCCCCAGCGATTCGACCGCTTCACCCGAACCTTCACCTCCGACGGTGTATCATCCGAGATCCTCTtcgacttctccaagaactTCCTCACAGATGAGACCCTCGATCTCCTCGTCAAGCTCGCCGAGCAGGCTGGCGTTGAGAAGAAGCGCGATGCCATGTTTGCTGGCGAGAAGATCAACTTCACCGAGGGTCGCGCCGTGTACCACACTGCTCTGCGAAATGTTAGCGGTTGGGATATGaaggttgatggtgttgatgtcatGAACACAAAGGGTGGTGTCAatgaggttcttgagcaCATGAAGGAGTTTTCTGAGCAGGTTCGAAGTGGAGAGTGGAAGGGATATACCGGCAAGAAGCTCACAACCATTATCAACATTGGTATTGGTGGTTCTGATCT CGGCCCTGTCATGGTCACCGAAGCTCTCAAGCACTACGGCGCCGAAGACATGACCCTTCACTTCGTCTCCAACATTGACGGAACCCACATCGCCGAGGCCCTCAAGAACTCTGACCCCGAGACcaccctcttcctcatcgcctCCAAGACCTTCACCACCGCAGAGACCaccaccaacgccaacacAGCCAAGAAGTGGTTCCTCGAGAAGACCGACAACAAGGGCGACATCGCCAAGCACTTTGTCGCCCTCTCCACCAACGAGGAAGAGGTTACCAAGTTTGGCATCGACAGCAAGAACATGTTTGGCTTTGAGAGCTGGGTCGGTGGTCGATACTCTGTCTGGAGTGCCATTGGTCTGAGCATTGCTCTCTACGTTGGCTTTGACAACTTCCACAAGTTCCTTAGCGGTGCTCATGCCATGGATAAGCACTTCCGCGAGACTCCTCTCAAGGACAACATTCCTCTTCTTGGTGGTCTCTTGAGTGTCTGGTACTCTGACTTTTTCCAGGCCCAGACTCACCTTGTTGCTCC CTTCGACCAATACCTTCACCGATTCCCTGCCTACCTCCAGCAGCTCTCCATGGAGTCCAACGGAAAGACCATCACCTCTGATGGATCTTCTGCCAAGTACACCACTG GCCCCATTCTCTTCGGCGAGCCTTGCACCAACGCTCAGCActccttcttccagctcgTCCACCAAGGCACCAAGCTAATCCCCACCGACTTCATCCTCGCCGCCAAGTCCCACAACCCTGTCAGCGACAACCTCCACCAGAAGATGCTTGCCTCCAACTACTTCGCCCAGGCTGAGGCTCTCATGGTCGGCAAGACAGACGATCAGGTCCGTGCCGAGGGTACTCCCGAGGAGCTTGTTCCTCACAAGCGCTTCCTTGGAAACCGACCCACGACCTCCATCCTTGTCGGCGGCGCCATTGGTCCCGCCGAGCTGGGTGCCCTGATCGTGTACTACGAGCACCTCACCTTTACCGAGGGTGCTATCTGGGACATCAACAGTTTTGACCAGTGGGGTGTTGAGCTGGGCAAggtcttggccaagaagattctcaaagagcttgatgaggcaGGCAATGGTGAGGGACACGATGCTTCTACTGGTGGACTGATTGGAGCGTTCAAGAAGTATGGTAACTAA
- a CDS encoding mannitol dehydrogenase C-terminal domain-containing protein encodes MGKTAVHFGAGNIGRGFVACFLHNSGYDVVFADVNDSIVNQLNNTPSYRVIEVGSEATVENTITNYKAINSRTHEEDLIETIRTAEIVTCSVGPNILKFIAPVIAKGIDRRSTEESPLHVIACENAIGATDTLAEHIKNNTDASRLEDHHLRARYANSAIDRIVPAQDPDAGLDVTLEKFFEWVVDRTPFEDVGIPDIKGINWVDNLEPFIERKLFTVNTGHATAAYHGYNRRKRTVYDALQDKDIMAEVRGALMETKNLIVSKHAIDEEAQAAYVEKIIKRIGNPHLEDAVERVGRAPLRKLSRKERFIGPAAELAENDQPIKYLLDAIEMAFRFQDVPDDEESKQLAEIMSENGPEDVVKQVCGIQDNEKIFPQLVNVVQRVQADSAEE; translated from the exons ATGGGCAAGACTGCTGTTCACTTTGGCGCTGGCAACATCG GCCGTGGCTTTGTTGCCTGCTTCCTCCACAACTCTGGCTACGATGTCGTCTTCGCTGATGTCAACGACTCAATCGTCAACCAACTCAACAACACTCCCTCATACCGCGTCATCGAAGTCGGCTCTGAAGCTACCGTCGAGAACACCATCACAAATTACAAGGCCATAAACTCGAGAACACACGAGGAGGACCTGATTGAGACCATCCGCACAGCTGAGATCGTCACCTGCTCAGTCGGTCCCAACATCCTCAAGTTCATCGCCCCTGTCATCGCCAAGGGTATCGACCGCCGATCAACAGAAGAGTCTCCCCTGCATGTCATTGCCTGCGAGAACGCCATCGGTGCAACTGATACCCTTGCCGAGcacatcaagaacaacactGATGCCTCTCGCCTCGAGGACCATCACCTCCGAGCCCGATATGCCAACTCCGCTATTGACAGAATCGTTCCTGCTCAGGACCCCGATGCTGGTCTTGACGTGACACTCGAGAAGTTCTTTGAGTGGGTCGTTGACCGCACTCCCTTTGAGGATGTTGGCATCCCCGACATCAAGGGTATCAACTGGGTTGACAACCTTGAGCCCTTCATTGAGCGCAAGCTCTTCACTGTCAACACTGGCCACGCCACCGCTGCCTACCACGGTTACAACCGAAGAAAGCGCACTGTCTACGATGCTCTCCAGGACAAGGACATTATGGCCGAGGTTCGCGGTGCACTTATGGAGACCAAGAACCTGATCGTCTCCAAGCACGCTATTGACGAGGAGGCCCAGGCCGCTTACgtcgagaagatcatcaagcGAATTGGCAACCCCCATCTTGAGGATGCCGTCGAGCGTGTCGGCCGTGCTCCTCTCCGAAAGCTGTCTCGCAAGGAGCGATTCATCGgccctgctgctgagctCGCTGAGAACGATCAGCCCATCAAGTACCTCCTCGACGCTATCGAGATGGCCTTCCGCTTCCAGGATGTCCCCGATGACGAGGAGTCCAAGCAGCTAGCCGAGATCATGTCCGAGAACGGACCTGAGGACGTTGTCAAGCAGGTCTGCGGTATTCAGGACAACGAGAAGATCTTCCCACAATTGGTCAACGTTGTTCAGCGCGTCCAGGCCGACAGTGCTGAGGAATAA
- a CDS encoding uncharacterized protein (domain of unknown function-domain containing protein): MLKALWLAGLATASITIQVHRVDPLPFSASGIATSASDLFSRSCPEEAENTASLLASSFDDLEGRNVFPSSDGFVRGAVEAWAKHEHLILRPDEIWFEVLAQMNVYMSTHSEALRHLFVDHSGREKITVEGFSWDGIIGAFRGEIQSRVKTEWLLEWITPGFSTSTAQDDVTATVLMMGLMQHFFEFEGMVVCGIPSVTLLGEREDWVKLGEKVEMLKEFGDEAAGFAGRLRPIMKRFVSSWDVDTEGGEGDGERRLFWEQIVRAKKKWSCGEGASEWDVSGWITGFMHWDRDGKVRGVYEDWYDNWDDEDEEEAGEKVEEVKKDEVKVEEEKKEEVQIGIFPNDWSVTIDGQSYVPCTLSDISIGYAKAPLTMKNYPSPGADTQAYLVAGNVGVEKKNTPGGVMAQPVSGWFVYAGVDANYSAGPWLGSGEELGGIAGGIVSCKAALEASGKDGEVKEEEKKKKEGEEEVKDL; encoded by the coding sequence ATGCTCAAAGCGCTGTGGCTAGCTGGCCTGGCCACCGCCTCAATCACCATCCAAGTCCACCGCGTCGACCCATTGCCCTTCAGCGCGTCAGGTATCGCTACATCAGCCTCTGATCTGTTCTCGCGGAGCTGTCCAGAAGAAGCGGAAAACACAGCCTCACTACTCGCATCATCATTTGATGACCTCGAGGGAAGAAATGTATTCCCCTCGTCGGATGGGTTTGTGAGGGGCGCTGTTGAGGCGTGGGCCAAACACGAGCATCTCATCTTGCGACCTGATGAGATCTGGTTTGAAGTTTTGGCACAGATGAATGTGTACATGAGTACCCACTCTGAGGCTCTCCGGCATTTATTCGTTGATCACTCTGGGCGCGAAAAGATTACCGTAGAAGGGTTTTCGTGGGACGGTATCATCGGTGCGTTTAGAGGGGAGATCCAGAGCAGGGTTAAGACGGAGTGGTTGTTGGAATGGATAACACCCGGTTTTAGCACTTCGACTGCTCAAGATGACGTTACGGCTacggtgttgatgatgggaCTGATGCAGCATTTCTTTGAGTTTGAGGGCATGGTGGTATGTGGAATACCGAGTGTGACGCTTCTTGGGGAGAGGGAGGATTGGGTTAAGCTGGgggagaaggttgagatgcTGAAGGAGTTTGGGGACGAGGCGGCTGGGTTTGCGGGGAGGTTGAGGCCGATTATGAAGAGGTTTGTTAGTTCCTGGGACGTTGATACTGAAGGGGGTGAGGGTGATGGGGAGAGGAGGTTGTTCTGGGAGCAGATTGTTAGGGCTAAGAAGAAGTGGTCTTGTGGTGAGGGGGCGAGTGAGTGGGATGTCTCAGGGTGGATTACGGGCTTCATGCATTGGGATCGTGATGGAAAGGTTAGAGGAGTCTATGAGGATTGGTATGATAATTGggacgacgaggatgaagaggaagctggagagaaggttgaagaggtcAAGAAAGACGAAgtcaaggttgaagaagaaaagaaagaggaggTACAAATCGGGATCTTCCCCAACGACTGGTCCGTCACAATCGACGGACAGAGCTACGTCCCCTGCACCCTCTCCGACATCAGCATCGGCTACGCCAAAGCGCCTCTGACCATGAAGAACTACCCGTCACCAGGCGCCGACACACAAGCCTATCTTGTAGCAGGAAACGTCGgcgtcgagaagaagaatacCCCAGGCGGAGTCATGGCGCAGCCTGTGAGCGGATGGTTTGTTTATGCGGGTGTTGATGCTAATTACAGCGCTGGGCCGTGGCTTGGCAGTGGTGAGGAGTTGGGAGGGATTGCGGGGGGGATTGTGAGCTGTAAGGCTGCTTTGGAAGCGAGCGGTAAAGACGGGgaggtgaaggaggaggagaagaagaagaaagagggagaggaggaagtAAAGGATCTATAA